From the Candidatus Omnitrophota bacterium genome, the window CCACTCCCTTTTCCTTGAAGAGTTTATTCATATTCTCCAGATTCTTTCTTTTCAAAAAGCCCTGCTCCCTGTGCAGCGGAGGATGAAACTTGAATGGCGGAGACCCCTTGGGGTCAGGATTGATCCAGAAATCATTAAGATGTACTTCATAAAGCATATCAGCCGGAATTGTTTCTATGATACTTTCTACAGGGTCCGCCAGGGCTTTTCCTCCGAACATAGGAAGAGCTCTTGTAAACCAATGCCCTATATCAAAACAATATTTTACATCAAGTCCCCCGGCTCTTACATCTTTCATCAAAGCCAGCATATCATTCTGTTCAACACCGATGGTGTCAAAAGCGGTATTATTTTCAACGTGCATCAAGAGATCCTTTGTTTTGCAGTATTCCGCCAGTTCTATTGTGCTTTTCCTGAGGCTCTCATTAGCAAGATCGAGATACTTACCTGTCGCCTGATAAAAAGGCACACTTCCCGGATGCATATTAACAAGTTTAGCGCCTATATTCTTCGCAAA encodes:
- a CDS encoding sugar phosphate isomerase/epimerase encodes the protein MRLGRNFTNMLETTFLTDEEKKDLKSGKLTVPDMDATVQIKAKKDIRGQIDVIKQIGLNHIELDGGVPNPFLALADGEIAGIKKYAEEQGVSISVHLPYTFVAQSVVTFQEEDRIAACALMKRYIDFAKNIGAKLVNMHPGSVPFYQATGKYLDLANESLRKSTIELAEYCKTKDLLMHVENNTAFDTIGVEQNDMLALMKDVRAGGLDVKYCFDIGHWFTRALPMFGGKALADPVESIIETIPADMLYEVHLNDFWINPDPKGSPPFKFHPPLHREQGFLKRKNLENMNKLFKEKGVEIVVVETAVRDMNDLLNGIDVLKEESAYLAEIFV